TATAATCAGCCAAAGGCCAATTAGATTGCAGTTACGTTTGCTGCAGACGGACCTTTAGCACCGTTCTCGATAGAGAACTGTACATTCTGGCCTTCAGCCAGGGTCTTGAAGCCTTGATCTTGGATTGCAGAGAAGTGAACGAACACGTCTTTGCTGCCATCAGCTGGAGTGATGAAACCGAAGCCTTTAGACTCGTTGAACCACTTTACTTGACCTTTCATCATGTTAGACATGTGTATTTCCTTTATTAAAAAAATTTGCCACCATGGGCGTGTTATAGCCGGTTATCAGTCGTTACTTATGGAGGCACTATGAAGGAAATTCGTCAGTGAAGAGCTATCAACGATAACGCTTTAAATATGAACCACTTTACTCAAGATGTCGTGCATAAATAGGTCTGTACCACAGGCCGAGACGCATTAACTCATGACCGGCTTTTAATAGCAACTGTTTTTAGCTGGCAAACTGTAGATTCTTGTTTACATGGCTAAAATAAAACCAAAAAAGCTATTAATTATACTCTTGCAGCCCGTTTTTACGCAGAATAATCATAATTTTTATTGTTACTAAACTACTGCTGACCAAACGCGTATGGTAATGAAAAGGACAAAATGCGTTAAATGGGCAGTTTTACGCCATGTTTGCCAGCGGGTACTGAAAGTTTATCTCATGAATTTGCTATGATATGCGCCCACCTACCCCTGAGAGGAACACATGAGGCCTAAGTCTGTCACTTTAGATGATGTCGCACGCCAGGCGGGAGTGTCATATCAAACCGTATCACGTGTTTTAAACCAAGCACCTCATGTCTCACCAAAAACCCGCAGCAAGGTCGAACAGGCCATGGCTGACTTAAACTATGTCCCTAACCGTGTAGCACAGCAATTGGCAGGGAAACATAGCCTTACGCTTGGGCTGGCAACCACAGACCTCGCGTTACATGCCCCCTCTCAAATAGCCGCAGCAATAAAAAGTAAAGCGCGTG
The sequence above is drawn from the Yersinia intermedia genome and encodes:
- the cspE gene encoding transcription antiterminator/RNA stability regulator CspE, producing the protein MSNMMKGQVKWFNESKGFGFITPADGSKDVFVHFSAIQDQGFKTLAEGQNVQFSIENGAKGPSAANVTAI